Proteins encoded by one window of Micromonospora coxensis:
- a CDS encoding restriction endonuclease, with protein sequence MTEPQPRAIDSWQRAESNAAEWMRYWGFSDARTTEGGADSGVDVWSRRALAQVKFEAVQIGRPVLQRLVGARGRDIEKALFAFSGAGFSSHAVEYANDMDICLFKYTLSGAMAPENAVAHAFLQRLDAQRLATGRTRAATGGDAEYGDPAARAVVLAQVATGLRAVAAKRSAGEAEKPESPGRGRLGCGIVLLLTWVCLAVKLGSFGNKIVMAVWIGVSLALIVSGIVASSPGVPEEESPESAHPGVRQ encoded by the coding sequence TTGACGGAACCGCAGCCGCGGGCGATCGACAGTTGGCAGAGGGCTGAGTCGAACGCAGCGGAGTGGATGCGGTACTGGGGCTTCAGTGATGCGAGGACCACCGAGGGCGGCGCCGACTCCGGCGTGGACGTCTGGTCACGCCGAGCGCTCGCCCAGGTGAAGTTCGAAGCGGTGCAGATCGGTCGCCCCGTGTTGCAGCGCCTGGTCGGCGCCCGGGGGCGCGACATCGAGAAAGCCCTGTTCGCCTTCTCCGGCGCCGGATTCTCCTCGCACGCCGTCGAGTACGCGAATGACATGGACATCTGTCTGTTCAAGTACACGCTCTCGGGTGCGATGGCACCCGAGAACGCCGTCGCCCACGCCTTCCTGCAACGGCTCGACGCTCAGCGGCTCGCGACCGGACGGACACGCGCCGCCACGGGTGGTGATGCGGAGTACGGAGACCCTGCGGCGCGAGCAGTCGTGTTGGCACAGGTGGCGACCGGACTGAGGGCTGTAGCGGCGAAGCGGTCGGCCGGGGAGGCGGAGAAGCCCGAATCCCCGGGACGGGGCCGATTGGGGTGCGGCATTGTGCTCCTGCTGACGTGGGTCTGCCTGGCGGTCAAACTGGGGTCGTTCGGCAACAAGATCGTCATGGCGGTGTGGATCGGTGTGTCCCTCGCGCTGATCGTTTCGGGGATCGTCGCCTCGTCGCCCGGGGTCCCCGAGGAGGAATCTCCGGAGTCGGCTCATCCAGGGGTGCGGCAGTAG
- a CDS encoding cellulose binding domain-containing protein: MRLRAVLPRRAVRLATAVVVGLAAIIVLPAPAHAATASFVKTSEWSSGYVGTMTVRNDSDVTLTSWRVEFGLPAGTTLGSHWNAQLTRAGDRLVFTNLSWNGTLTAGASTSFGWVAEGHGAPQGCTVNGAPCAGPTRVDVTPPSTPGNARYLAGPTTTLTWEPSTDDTGVVEYQIFHRTTLVASTTATSFSMPTPPPMVTTYGVRALDAAGNISPFAPIHFGQVPDSTPPTAPANLRIGGLSQGNLAVRWDAATDETFLVGYEVYLNGTLISTVGGTSGYVPYHGYGTYWVRVRARDSSGNLGPYAEVGLAIDPPPPTPAVR, from the coding sequence ATGAGACTCCGCGCCGTTCTCCCGCGTCGGGCCGTCCGACTCGCCACGGCGGTCGTCGTGGGCCTGGCCGCGATCATCGTGCTGCCCGCGCCCGCACACGCGGCGACCGCGTCCTTCGTCAAGACGAGCGAGTGGTCCAGCGGTTACGTCGGCACGATGACCGTGCGCAACGACAGCGACGTGACGCTGACCTCCTGGCGGGTGGAGTTCGGCCTGCCGGCCGGCACCACGCTCGGCTCGCACTGGAACGCCCAACTGACCCGCGCCGGTGACCGTCTCGTCTTCACCAACCTGTCCTGGAACGGCACGCTTACCGCCGGCGCCTCGACCAGCTTCGGCTGGGTGGCCGAGGGCCACGGCGCTCCCCAGGGCTGCACGGTCAACGGCGCACCCTGCGCCGGCCCGACGCGGGTCGACGTGACCCCACCGTCGACCCCCGGCAACGCCCGCTACCTCGCCGGCCCGACGACCACCCTCACCTGGGAGCCGTCGACCGACGACACCGGCGTGGTCGAGTACCAGATCTTCCACCGCACCACCCTGGTCGCCAGCACGACGGCGACGAGCTTCAGCATGCCGACGCCGCCGCCGATGGTCACCACCTACGGGGTACGCGCGCTCGACGCGGCCGGCAACATCTCCCCGTTCGCGCCGATCCACTTCGGGCAGGTGCCGGACTCCACGCCACCGACCGCCCCGGCGAACCTGCGGATCGGGGGCCTCTCCCAGGGCAACCTGGCGGTGCGCTGGGACGCCGCGACGGACGAGACGTTCCTCGTCGGCTACGAGGTCTACCTCAACGGCACGCTGATCAGCACGGTCGGCGGCACCAGCGGGTACGTCCCGTACCACGGCTACGGCACGTATTGGGTGCGGGTGCGCGCCCGGGACAGCTCGGGCAACCTCGGGCCGTACGCCGAGGTGGGTCTGGCGATCGACCCGCCGCCACCCACGCCTGCCGTACGTTGA
- a CDS encoding SDR family NAD(P)-dependent oxidoreductase — MTADTTAHSGQNGIDPSLLETCLGVFEALESLPSDHPDVVRVQRATAKLYKVIKQRRREERREALLTADRAVTAATATGAPGRIDDETQGIPLASPTTGATAGILHHPRGCYVCKQRYREVDAFYHQLCPPCAALNRERRDARTDLTGRRALLTGGRAKIGMYIALRLLRDGAHTTVTTRFPHDAVRRFAAMPDSADWLHRLRIAGIDLRDPAQVIALADSVSAQGPLDILINNAAQTVRRSPGAYAQLVAAEAAALPDGPLPEMITFTKAGGGGEPAGLPQSSGITPQALTALALTSGSASPERIAAATAIDAGGLVPDLDPVNSWVQRVHEVDPVELLEVQLCNVTAPFVLVSRLRPAMAAAPARRKYVVNVSAMEGQFSRGYKGPGHPHTNMAKAALNMLTRTSAQEMLTDGILMTSVDTGWITDERPHPTKMRLAEEGFHAPLDLVDGAARVYDPIVRGEQGEDLYGCFLKDYAPCPW, encoded by the coding sequence ATGACGGCGGACACCACTGCACACAGCGGTCAGAACGGAATCGACCCGAGCCTGCTGGAGACCTGCCTCGGCGTCTTCGAGGCGCTGGAGTCCCTGCCCTCCGATCACCCGGACGTGGTGCGGGTACAGCGGGCGACCGCGAAGCTCTACAAGGTGATCAAGCAGCGGCGGCGGGAGGAACGGCGGGAGGCCCTGCTCACGGCCGACCGCGCGGTGACGGCCGCCACCGCCACCGGCGCGCCGGGGCGGATCGACGACGAGACCCAGGGGATCCCGCTGGCCTCCCCCACCACCGGCGCCACCGCCGGCATCCTGCACCACCCACGCGGCTGCTACGTCTGCAAGCAGCGCTACCGCGAGGTGGACGCCTTCTACCACCAGCTCTGCCCGCCCTGCGCCGCGCTCAACCGGGAGCGCCGCGACGCCCGCACCGACCTGACCGGCCGGCGCGCGCTGCTCACCGGCGGCCGGGCGAAGATCGGCATGTACATCGCGCTGCGGCTGCTGCGCGACGGCGCGCACACCACGGTGACCACCCGGTTCCCGCACGACGCGGTGCGCCGGTTCGCGGCGATGCCCGACAGCGCGGACTGGCTGCACCGCCTGCGGATCGCCGGGATCGACCTGCGCGACCCGGCCCAGGTGATCGCCCTCGCCGACTCCGTCAGCGCCCAGGGGCCCCTGGACATCCTGATCAACAACGCGGCGCAGACCGTCCGCCGCTCACCCGGGGCGTACGCGCAGCTCGTCGCCGCCGAGGCCGCGGCCCTGCCGGACGGCCCCCTGCCCGAGATGATCACGTTCACCAAGGCGGGCGGCGGGGGCGAGCCGGCCGGCCTGCCGCAGTCGAGCGGGATCACCCCGCAGGCGCTGACCGCCCTGGCGCTGACCAGCGGCTCCGCCTCACCGGAGCGGATCGCGGCGGCCACCGCCATCGACGCCGGCGGCCTGGTGCCGGACCTCGACCCGGTCAACAGCTGGGTGCAGCGGGTGCACGAGGTCGACCCGGTCGAGCTGCTCGAGGTGCAGCTGTGCAACGTGACGGCCCCGTTCGTGCTGGTCAGCCGGCTGCGGCCGGCGATGGCCGCAGCACCGGCGCGGCGCAAGTACGTGGTGAACGTCTCGGCGATGGAGGGGCAGTTCTCCCGCGGCTACAAGGGGCCGGGGCACCCGCACACCAACATGGCCAAGGCGGCGCTGAACATGCTGACCCGCACCAGCGCGCAGGAGATGCTGACCGACGGCATCCTGATGACCAGCGTCGACACCGGCTGGATCACCGACGAGCGGCCCCACCCGACGAAGATGCGGCTGGCGGAGGAGGGCTTCCACGCGCCGCTGGACCTGGTCGACGGCGCGGCCCGGGTGTACGACCCGATCGTCCGCGGCGAGCAGGGCGAGGACCTGTACGGCTGCTTCCTCAAGGACTACGCGCCCTGCCCCTGGTGA